A section of the Thauera chlorobenzoica genome encodes:
- a CDS encoding DUF4435 domain-containing protein yields MKMNVHLPPNSAELSVVESSRSLLVVGANGSGKTRLGTWIEFDSPDRDKVHRISAQKSLAMPDSTTPKSIDLATSELWTGYERAIEQNNIQGYKQGHRWQSKPAVSPLNDYHQLMVFLFSDHTEESAKYLSASKLTTSRVEPPKTKLDVVKEIWEKILPHRELVIGGLRIQTKTKDSQQSIYNSSDMSDGERVIFYLIGQCLAAPSSAIIVVDEPELHLHKSVQAPLWDQIEQSRPDCLFIYLTHDVDFAAAMEETTKIWLKSFNGNRWDWELIKQDEAIPEDLLLEVLGSRKPVVFVEGVAGSFDSALYTSILSNYLVIPVGNCSQVVQSVKALKANPQLHHLNVFGIIDRDRRVPAEIQKLEQDSIFVLSVAEVENLFCTKELLALVSTRLARDENADFLSVSSAIFKRLQSELETQVSLRAASEIKFQLNMFDEKAKGAAALTSALESLAGKIDAGAIYNQALSELNLVLSAKNYEGLLSLYNRKSLSTQASSALGLANGELPELIVRLAKGECRNEITQSLKKYFGNFAPYMA; encoded by the coding sequence ATGAAAATGAATGTGCATCTACCACCAAACAGTGCTGAGTTATCGGTCGTCGAATCATCAAGAAGCCTGCTTGTCGTAGGCGCCAATGGTTCCGGTAAAACCAGGCTAGGAACTTGGATAGAGTTTGATTCACCAGATCGCGATAAAGTACATCGGATATCCGCTCAGAAATCCCTAGCAATGCCCGACTCAACGACACCAAAGTCGATTGACTTGGCAACATCCGAACTATGGACGGGTTATGAGCGAGCTATCGAGCAGAACAATATCCAGGGATACAAACAAGGGCACAGGTGGCAAAGTAAGCCAGCGGTTAGCCCTCTGAACGACTATCACCAGTTAATGGTATTTCTTTTTTCAGACCATACTGAGGAAAGCGCCAAATACCTTTCAGCATCAAAACTGACAACCAGTAGAGTAGAGCCACCTAAAACAAAGCTAGATGTAGTTAAGGAAATTTGGGAAAAAATACTTCCCCATAGAGAACTTGTGATTGGCGGCCTTCGAATCCAAACAAAAACAAAGGACTCGCAACAAAGTATCTATAATTCCTCGGATATGAGTGATGGCGAGCGGGTTATTTTTTATCTTATTGGGCAATGCTTGGCCGCCCCGTCCAGTGCAATTATTGTCGTTGACGAGCCAGAACTACATCTCCATAAATCAGTCCAAGCCCCTCTCTGGGATCAAATAGAGCAATCCAGACCTGACTGCTTGTTTATATATCTAACCCATGACGTTGACTTTGCTGCGGCAATGGAAGAGACAACTAAGATTTGGTTAAAATCATTTAATGGAAATCGCTGGGATTGGGAGTTAATTAAACAAGATGAGGCTATCCCGGAAGACTTATTGCTAGAGGTATTGGGCAGTAGGAAACCAGTTGTGTTTGTAGAGGGTGTTGCAGGAAGTTTTGATTCAGCCCTATACACCTCAATTCTTAGCAACTACCTAGTCATACCAGTAGGCAATTGTAGTCAAGTAGTACAATCAGTTAAAGCATTGAAAGCTAATCCGCAACTTCACCACCTTAACGTATTTGGCATCATTGATCGAGACAGAAGAGTTCCCGCTGAAATCCAGAAGCTAGAGCAAGATTCAATATTCGTTCTTTCGGTCGCTGAGGTAGAGAATCTATTTTGCACCAAGGAACTATTAGCATTGGTCAGTACACGACTGGCCCGTGATGAAAATGCTGATTTTTTATCTGTTTCTTCCGCTATATTTAAGAGGCTGCAAAGTGAGCTAGAAACTCAGGTCTCACTCCGTGCCGCAAGCGAAATAAAATTTCAACTAAATATGTTTGATGAAAAAGCAAAAGGTGCTGCTGCACTAACTTCTGCGCTAGAGTCGCTAGCGGGAAAAATTGACGCAGGCGCCATTTACAATCAAGCGCTTTCAGAATTAAATTTGGTATTGTCTGCGAAGAATTATGAAGGCCTCCTATCACTATACAATCGCAAATCTCTATCTACTCAAGCAAGCTCAGCGCTCGGCCTTGCCAATGGAGAACTTCCCGAGCTTATAGTTCGGCTCGCGAAAGGCGAATGTCGAAATGAAATTACGCAATCGCTAAAGAAGTATTTTGGCAACTTCGCTCCCTATATGGCATAA
- the intI1 gene encoding class 1 integron integrase IntI1 — MKTSTAPLPPLRSVKVLDQLRERIRYLHYSLRTEQAYVHWVRAFIRFHGVRHPATLGSSEVEAFLSWLANERKVSVSTHRQALAALLFFYGKVLCTDLPWLQEIGRPRPSRRLPVVLTPDEVVRILGFLEGEHRLFAQLLYGTGMRISEGLQLRVKDLDFDHGTIIVREGKGSKDRALMLPESLAPSLREQLSRARAWWLKDQAEGRSGVALPDALERKYPRAGHSWPWFWVFAQHTHSTDPRSGVVRRHHMYDQTFQRAFKRAVEQAGITKPATPHTLRHSFATALLRSGYDIRTVQDLLGHSDVSTTMIYTHVLKVGGAGVRSPLDALPPLTSER; from the coding sequence ATGAAAACCAGCACTGCACCGTTACCACCGCTGCGTTCGGTCAAGGTTCTGGACCAGTTGCGTGAGCGCATACGCTACTTGCATTACAGCTTACGAACCGAACAGGCGTATGTCCACTGGGTTCGTGCCTTCATCCGTTTCCACGGTGTGCGTCACCCGGCAACCTTGGGCAGCAGCGAAGTCGAGGCATTTCTGTCCTGGCTGGCGAACGAGCGCAAGGTTTCGGTCTCCACGCATCGTCAGGCATTGGCGGCCTTGCTGTTCTTCTACGGCAAGGTGCTTTGCACGGATCTGCCCTGGCTTCAGGAGATCGGAAGACCTCGGCCGTCGCGGCGCTTGCCGGTCGTGCTGACCCCGGATGAAGTGGTTCGCATCCTCGGTTTTCTGGAAGGCGAGCATCGTTTGTTCGCCCAGCTTCTGTATGGAACGGGCATGCGGATCAGTGAGGGTTTGCAACTGCGGGTCAAGGATCTGGATTTCGATCACGGCACGATCATCGTGCGGGAGGGCAAGGGCTCCAAGGATCGGGCCTTGATGTTACCCGAGAGCTTGGCACCCAGCCTGCGCGAGCAGCTGTCGCGTGCACGGGCATGGTGGCTGAAGGACCAGGCCGAGGGCCGCAGCGGCGTTGCGCTTCCCGACGCCCTTGAGCGGAAGTATCCGCGCGCCGGGCATTCTTGGCCGTGGTTCTGGGTCTTTGCTCAGCACACGCATTCGACCGATCCACGGAGCGGTGTCGTGCGTCGCCATCATATGTATGACCAGACCTTTCAGCGCGCCTTCAAACGTGCCGTGGAACAAGCAGGCATCACGAAGCCCGCCACACCGCACACCCTCCGCCACTCGTTCGCGACGGCCTTGCTCCGCAGCGGTTACGACATTCGAACCGTGCAGGATTTGCTCGGCCATTCCGACGTCTCTACGACGATGATTTACACGCATGTGCTGAAAGTTGGCGGTGCCGGAGTGCGCTCACCGCTTGATGCGCTGCCGCCCCTCACTAGTGAGAGGTAG